In Bythopirellula goksoeyrii, a single window of DNA contains:
- a CDS encoding beta strand repeat-containing protein — MNSSVGAGRLCPVYLFVLLAAHTICGCAAVYAQTTATWTGGGGDSNYNTATNWDIGQVPINTLTDDFVVVIPTSHTVNFNVPGTGHEVFQLSLASGSSLNINPGRALEVVDASDIAGLLSTDNGTYLGNTSASTLSGTSPRILAEGGGTLRVGGTSLVNTSNSGDLVVSQGPGSLADLSTVLSVNSDADFGGSPIRRILAADGGTVDLSNVTNIVGGRGGDSLRLEVVNGGDLRLDQLQTISGNRNVRITSDGTAINLPLLQNIHGGVLFELAGGQILSLPQLATIDGTGSSMSTLLQSSPGGQINAPNLTDFQNATLAINSGETVSTGNLANINGSRLYLSGGQTFSSVTASSYSSASMFGSGDFFLADGVGSNLDLSSLTSLNFDQDFGGSPIYTIAARNSGIVDLSEVTNIVGARGGDSLRLEATSGGDLRLDKLQSISGNRNVRITSDGTAMNLPMLQSIEGGVLFELAGGQSLSLPQLASIDGAGSSISTLLQSSPGGEINAPNLTIFQNATLAIDTGEIVTTGSLASIDGSRFHITSGQSFSNVTASSYNSASNFGGSDFFLANGVGSELDLSSLTSLNFDQDFGGSPIYTIAARNSGVVDLSEVTDIVGARGGDSLRLEASGGGELRLGKLQTISGNRNVRITSDGTVISLPKLESVNGSVLFELAENQTLNLPELQFFDGAGSSSSAVLEAPDGGTIHAPKLTTIRRSQINLAPTQTLNLGTLTDINGSRIRVTGGQSFSAAASSYDSSNYFGGGDVFVAEGPGSTLTLSSLASIDFDQDFGGAPVYTIGARDNGTVDLSGLATVVGAAGNDFLEFRAETSGKIDLSSLSTTSQNTRFVATSGGQLLFGQLNNFDTELSATDIGSELVFQQGVLMGANTTLSVQNGAEVRVDGAYLFEQTDEADVDLNAAIVRFEGIGGQQVEVGGTDSGIGAFTSGNFGMGQMRIGTTTQRTSVDLLDVIDNGNRGGGGESEALYLFGLGGPTGLRILNSSALVLNGINVYAWDPVAGAQVHLNSLFGPGDLRIPYDDGFLQLAPLDFQWANNAGGDFNLGGNWSDGLVPLGSDSAIWNLGSVGGYTVQFGTNVATDSAIIKSDRVTYDLSGFQYSLAALNATTGLVVGQDASDNANLTISNGTVQTKDVRVAAAAGSQGTLTIGPSGSLQVDNDVVLGGGTGTLRVIPNNQVTVAGNVIMSGDGRLEGTGLTATLVDNQAGTVAPGLSAGIMTLDANYNQLAAGTLEIEIGGTDNSNPNAPQFDQLVVNGAADIAGGLAVSLIDAGSGLYVPDDGDLFEIVSATGEMTSSLSNFTVPTLVDNSWLLSQIDDSLFLRVAEHLADFDSDMDVDGRDFLIWQRGFGITVGATKANGDSNGDGAVDAADLDNWKLQYGYQIIGSPPPLGAFAVPEPTGLLLLMLGMFGFTSLSGTRFL; from the coding sequence ATGAATTCTTCTGTTGGTGCTGGGCGACTCTGCCCGGTCTATTTGTTTGTTCTACTTGCGGCGCACACTATCTGTGGCTGTGCCGCTGTTTACGCTCAGACCACTGCCACCTGGACAGGTGGTGGAGGTGACTCCAACTACAACACGGCAACCAATTGGGACATAGGTCAAGTTCCGATCAATACTCTGACGGACGATTTTGTCGTCGTCATTCCCACGAGCCATACGGTGAACTTCAATGTACCAGGCACAGGGCATGAGGTGTTTCAACTCTCTCTGGCCAGCGGTTCATCACTAAACATCAATCCAGGACGCGCTCTAGAAGTCGTCGATGCTTCTGATATTGCTGGACTTCTCAGCACGGACAACGGAACTTACCTTGGCAATACCTCTGCATCGACCTTGTCGGGAACCTCGCCGCGCATTCTTGCGGAAGGAGGCGGAACTCTGCGGGTGGGTGGAACTTCATTGGTCAACACATCCAACTCCGGCGATCTTGTCGTTTCCCAAGGTCCGGGGTCGTTGGCTGATCTCTCCACGGTATTGTCGGTCAACTCTGATGCTGATTTTGGTGGTTCACCAATTCGCCGTATTCTTGCGGCTGATGGTGGGACGGTCGACCTTTCGAACGTGACAAACATCGTCGGTGGACGCGGGGGCGACAGTCTGCGATTGGAGGTTGTCAACGGCGGTGACTTGCGACTCGACCAACTGCAAACCATTAGTGGCAATCGCAACGTGCGAATCACTAGCGATGGAACCGCAATCAACCTTCCTCTACTGCAAAACATCCATGGAGGGGTTCTATTCGAATTGGCAGGTGGTCAGATTCTTTCTCTACCGCAGCTTGCCACCATCGACGGCACTGGCAGCAGCATGTCAACTCTCTTGCAATCCTCTCCCGGCGGACAGATCAATGCCCCCAACCTCACCGACTTTCAAAACGCGACTCTGGCGATCAACAGCGGTGAGACTGTCTCGACAGGTAATCTAGCCAATATCAATGGTTCGCGACTTTATCTCTCTGGAGGTCAGACGTTTTCCAGTGTCACGGCGAGCTCTTACAGTTCAGCCAGCATGTTTGGCAGCGGCGATTTCTTCCTAGCTGATGGTGTCGGTAGTAATCTTGATCTATCCAGCCTGACGAGTCTCAATTTCGATCAAGACTTCGGCGGCTCGCCGATCTACACGATCGCCGCACGCAATTCTGGCATCGTCGATCTCTCAGAAGTGACGAACATCGTGGGCGCCCGGGGGGGTGACAGTTTGAGACTAGAAGCAACGAGTGGCGGCGACCTGAGGCTCGACAAACTGCAGTCTATCAGCGGCAATCGCAACGTGCGGATTACTAGCGACGGCACTGCCATGAACCTGCCGATGCTTCAAAGCATAGAGGGAGGTGTGTTATTCGAGTTGGCGGGAGGCCAGTCACTCTCTCTGCCTCAGCTTGCCTCGATCGATGGCGCTGGAAGTAGCATCTCGACTCTCCTGCAATCCTCTCCAGGGGGGGAAATCAATGCGCCGAACCTCACCATTTTTCAGAATGCCACTTTGGCCATCGACACCGGAGAGATAGTCACCACAGGCAGCCTGGCCAGTATTGATGGCTCGCGATTTCATATCACCAGTGGCCAATCGTTCTCCAACGTCACGGCAAGTTCCTACAATTCCGCCAGCAATTTTGGAGGGAGTGACTTCTTTTTAGCCAATGGAGTGGGTAGTGAGCTCGATCTCTCCAGCCTGACAAGCCTCAACTTTGATCAAGACTTCGGCGGATCTCCGATCTACACGATCGCCGCTCGCAATTCTGGAGTCGTAGATCTCTCGGAAGTGACCGACATCGTTGGCGCCCGTGGCGGCGATAGTTTACGGTTGGAAGCGTCCGGCGGAGGTGAACTCCGTCTCGGCAAACTACAAACCATCAGTGGCAATCGCAACGTACGAATCACCAGCGACGGCACCGTGATTTCTCTACCTAAACTTGAATCGGTTAATGGCAGCGTGCTGTTTGAACTTGCTGAGAATCAAACGCTCAATCTTCCAGAACTTCAATTTTTCGATGGCGCTGGGAGCAGCTCCAGTGCTGTACTCGAGGCCCCCGATGGAGGAACTATCCATGCACCGAAGCTCACGACCATTCGTCGCAGCCAAATTAACTTGGCTCCAACTCAAACTTTGAACCTGGGTACCCTGACCGACATCAACGGCTCGCGAATCCGCGTCACAGGCGGGCAGAGTTTCTCTGCAGCGGCCTCCTCGTACGACTCCTCGAATTATTTCGGAGGAGGAGACGTCTTCGTAGCCGAAGGACCAGGTAGTACTCTCACTTTGAGTTCCTTGGCGAGTATTGATTTTGATCAAGACTTCGGAGGAGCGCCGGTTTACACGATTGGGGCCAGGGACAACGGCACGGTAGATTTGTCGGGTTTGGCGACCGTAGTCGGTGCCGCGGGAAATGACTTCCTCGAATTTCGAGCCGAAACCAGTGGCAAGATTGATCTTTCTTCACTCAGCACCACTTCGCAAAACACGCGTTTTGTAGCCACCAGCGGTGGCCAACTTTTATTTGGTCAGTTGAACAATTTCGACACCGAACTGTCCGCCACCGACATCGGCTCTGAGTTGGTATTCCAACAAGGAGTTCTCATGGGTGCCAACACCACACTCTCGGTGCAGAATGGTGCGGAAGTACGTGTTGATGGTGCGTACCTCTTCGAACAAACCGACGAAGCAGACGTCGATCTCAACGCCGCAATTGTCCGTTTCGAAGGCATCGGTGGTCAACAGGTCGAAGTCGGCGGCACAGATTCCGGCATCGGAGCCTTCACTAGTGGCAACTTCGGCATGGGCCAAATGAGAATCGGCACGACCACTCAGCGCACCTCCGTCGATCTATTAGACGTAATCGACAACGGCAACCGCGGCGGAGGAGGAGAGTCGGAAGCTCTCTACTTATTTGGCCTCGGTGGACCGACGGGGCTGCGTATCCTCAACAGTTCCGCCTTGGTGCTGAACGGCATCAACGTCTATGCGTGGGATCCAGTGGCCGGTGCCCAGGTGCATCTCAATAGCCTGTTTGGCCCTGGTGATTTGCGGATTCCTTACGACGATGGTTTCCTGCAGTTGGCTCCGCTGGATTTCCAATGGGCAAACAACGCCGGAGGTGATTTTAATCTCGGCGGCAATTGGAGTGATGGTCTGGTCCCCTTGGGAAGCGATTCTGCGATCTGGAATCTCGGCAGCGTTGGTGGATACACGGTCCAGTTCGGCACGAATGTGGCCACTGATAGTGCAATCATAAAGAGTGATCGGGTCACCTATGATCTGAGTGGATTTCAATATAGTCTCGCCGCGCTCAACGCCACGACCGGATTGGTCGTTGGGCAAGATGCCAGCGATAACGCCAATCTGACTATCAGCAATGGCACGGTCCAAACCAAAGACGTGCGAGTTGCCGCCGCCGCTGGATCGCAGGGAACACTAACGATAGGTCCCTCAGGAAGCCTGCAGGTCGACAACGACGTTGTCCTCGGCGGAGGTACTGGCACCTTGCGAGTGATCCCAAACAACCAAGTCACGGTGGCGGGTAATGTAATCATGTCTGGCGACGGTCGCCTGGAAGGGACAGGACTCACGGCCACTCTCGTCGACAACCAGGCAGGCACTGTCGCACCTGGTTTGTCGGCAGGCATCATGACACTCGACGCAAATTACAATCAACTAGCAGCAGGAACTCTCGAAATCGAAATCGGCGGCACAGACAATTCTAATCCGAACGCTCCGCAGTTCGATCAACTTGTCGTTAATGGCGCGGCAGATATTGCAGGAGGACTGGCTGTCTCTCTGATCGATGCTGGTTCTGGACTTTATGTACCCGACGATGGCGATTTGTTTGAAATCGTAAGTGCCACCGGTGAGATGACTTCTTCGCTCTCGAATTTCACGGTACCGACTTTGGTGGACAATAGCTGGCTGCTGAGCCAAATCGACGACTCGCTCTTCTTGCGAGTTGCCGAGCACTTGGCTGATTTTGATAGTGACATGGACGTCGATGGACGCGATTTCCTCATCTGGCAACGCGGCTTTGGTATCACCGTCGGTGCCACCAAGGCCAATGGCGATTCCAACGGCGATGGAGCCGTGGACGCCGCCGACCTGGACAACTGGAAGCTCCAATACGGCTATCAGATCATCGGCTCGCCTCCACCACTGGGGGCGTTTGCCGTGCCAGAACCGACGGGGTTATTACTATTGATGTTAGGCATGTTCGGTTTCACAAGCTTGTCTGGAACGCGATTCCTTTGA
- a CDS encoding transposase: MTTQLERRPIQPLYDATNVVPAYQLRYAWTGWPSKDKFAQTPMDLLTDLEAAWQTDGLRLLEQRWSEKQVQLLFSATPTVSPEFLAQRAKGRLDHAIRKAGLQMPLSRKMSVRSIGDNVSSDVKAYIENQVGKAQFANVHFESLMNAYTVVNDFDLSQPSETKRGRYWYNLHIVLGTAERFAIVDERRLATLRDWTLGIASKHGHSISRLAIMPDHLHVALRGNHTHCPCTIVNAFQNNLAYAVGQKRIWQNSYYVGTFSEYNMRAIRRGIDAASHGNTTMADADG, encoded by the coding sequence ATGACTACTCAGCTAGAACGTCGCCCAATTCAACCGCTGTACGACGCCACAAACGTGGTCCCGGCCTACCAACTCAGGTATGCGTGGACTGGTTGGCCCTCCAAAGATAAATTCGCTCAGACGCCCATGGATCTACTCACAGATTTGGAGGCAGCTTGGCAAACGGACGGCTTAAGATTGCTGGAACAGCGTTGGTCGGAGAAGCAAGTTCAATTGCTGTTTAGCGCGACACCAACAGTTAGTCCAGAGTTTCTAGCCCAACGAGCCAAAGGACGCCTCGACCATGCAATCCGGAAGGCGGGACTCCAGATGCCGTTAAGTCGCAAGATGAGTGTTCGTAGCATCGGAGACAATGTTTCCAGCGACGTCAAAGCATACATCGAAAATCAGGTCGGCAAGGCGCAGTTTGCCAATGTTCATTTTGAATCGCTCATGAATGCGTATACCGTGGTGAATGATTTCGATCTCTCCCAACCTTCAGAAACTAAGCGTGGTCGGTACTGGTACAATTTGCACATTGTTCTTGGGACTGCTGAGCGATTTGCCATTGTGGACGAACGGCGGTTAGCGACGCTGCGAGATTGGACCCTAGGTATCGCGAGCAAGCATGGACATTCGATTTCACGACTTGCGATCATGCCTGACCATCTGCATGTGGCCCTGCGAGGGAATCACACACACTGCCCCTGTACAATCGTCAACGCGTTTCAAAACAACTTGGCGTATGCGGTCGGACAAAAGAGAATCTGGCAGAATAGCTACTACGTTGGCACCTTCAGTGAGTACAACATGCGAGCGATACGGCGGGGGATTGACGCAGCATCTCATGGGAATACGACTATGGCCGATGCTGACGGTTAA
- a CDS encoding PEP-CTERM sorting domain-containing protein (PEP-CTERM proteins occur, often in large numbers, in the proteomes of bacteria that also encode an exosortase, a predicted intramembrane cysteine proteinase. The presence of a PEP-CTERM domain at a protein's C-terminus predicts cleavage within the sorting domain, followed by covalent anchoring to some some component of the (usually Gram-negative) cell surface. Many PEP-CTERM proteins exhibit an unusual sequence composition that includes large numbers of potential glycosylation sites. Expression of one such protein has been shown restore the ability of a bacterium to form floc, a type of biofilm.), whose protein sequence is MNRIKFSLWVCTLLCTPPLSVNPLFAAIVPMGNVEPDISTWTSSVSGYIGRTSDGSVLVDGGSTLRSSGGYLGYDTGVTGIATITGIGTKWNNSGLLVGVAGTGIVNVESGAELDGRTVILGNDQGSSGTLNITGDDTGLNTSTLFSIGAGGTGTFTIQDGAEATTTATTRIGHFEGSLGIFTISGFGSSWTSEGALVVGTQGNGTVIVEAGGSLVKKRTSAAVGSQPGSTGSVIVSGIGTQWNSTQAGTSVGIEGTGSLLVSDGALFADSTLRTGYIEGGIGRVTVSGTGSHIMCRAVYAGLSGDAVVKITNGGLMSVREVLTVDNDLDGDSFINMAAGGMLALMGEADTSLTDFLELVDGTDAIRYWDSNLFDWAPLTAATNGIDYTLTYLTEGDLTGYTLLTVGQVGDLEGDYDADGDVDGADFLAWQRDPSLGSLADWHANYGAGSPLIANSSAVPEPATAVLMLLLAHLAMLARRKRQF, encoded by the coding sequence GTGAATCGAATCAAATTCTCTCTGTGGGTGTGTACGCTGCTTTGCACCCCGCCACTCTCTGTGAATCCTCTCTTCGCCGCCATTGTTCCTATGGGGAATGTGGAACCGGATATTTCCACTTGGACAAGCAGTGTTTCTGGATATATCGGTCGCACTAGTGACGGAAGTGTTTTAGTTGATGGAGGAAGCACGCTACGTTCCAGTGGTGGCTACTTAGGTTACGACACTGGAGTTACAGGCATCGCGACAATAACTGGAATAGGAACCAAGTGGAATAATTCTGGTTTGCTAGTTGGAGTAGCCGGAACGGGGATAGTCAACGTTGAATCCGGTGCTGAATTAGATGGCCGAACTGTGATACTTGGAAATGATCAAGGATCATCTGGCACGCTTAATATCACCGGAGATGATACGGGCCTTAACACAAGCACCCTTTTCTCTATCGGTGCAGGGGGAACGGGCACTTTCACCATTCAAGATGGTGCAGAGGCCACCACGACAGCAACTACAAGAATCGGTCATTTTGAAGGGTCCCTGGGAATTTTCACGATCAGTGGTTTTGGTTCTAGTTGGACCAGCGAAGGTGCTCTCGTTGTCGGTACACAGGGAAATGGAACAGTAATCGTAGAAGCAGGAGGCTCGCTTGTTAAGAAGCGCACAAGCGCGGCAGTCGGTTCCCAACCTGGATCGACTGGCTCGGTGATCGTGTCAGGAATTGGGACGCAGTGGAATTCCACCCAAGCTGGGACATCGGTTGGAATTGAAGGGACAGGAAGTCTACTAGTTTCAGACGGTGCACTTTTCGCAGATTCTACGTTGCGTACAGGATACATAGAAGGTGGCATAGGTAGAGTGACGGTATCCGGAACCGGATCACATATCATGTGCCGGGCAGTTTATGCGGGGTTATCGGGCGATGCCGTTGTGAAGATTACTAATGGAGGGCTCATGAGTGTTAGAGAAGTGCTTACCGTCGATAACGATTTAGACGGCGACAGCTTCATCAACATGGCCGCCGGTGGCATGCTTGCTCTAATGGGAGAAGCAGATACTTCATTGACAGACTTTCTAGAGCTGGTCGATGGCACGGATGCGATCCGCTACTGGGATTCCAACCTATTTGATTGGGCTCCCCTCACTGCAGCCACGAATGGGATTGATTACACTCTCACGTATCTCACTGAAGGTGACCTCACAGGCTATACGTTGCTGACCGTGGGACAAGTCGGTGATCTGGAGGGCGACTACGACGCCGATGGCGATGTCGACGGGGCAGATTTTCTTGCCTGGCAGCGTGATCCGAGCCTGGGCAGCCTTGCTGATTGGCATGCCAATTATGGGGCGGGTTCTCCGCTAATAGCGAACTCCAGCGCCGTGCCTGAGCCAGCCACTGCGGTGCTCATGTTGTTGCTAGCACACCTTGCCATGCTGGCGCGCCGAAAGCGGCAATTCTAG
- a CDS encoding endonuclease/exonuclease/phosphatase family protein, whose translation MTGSGVGGWALPGLPVLGPSVKEALHKFQGGGNDVLPSGHTSQVDANAAAYQSYGQTAAQPRDSIIIGSFNIQVFGTSKMKKKEVMEVLATVARSFDVLAIQEIRTQDDHFMDQFMQLINAQGAHYTYVIGPRLGRSSSTEQYAFIFNPERIEVRPGSVATMVDTQDLLHREPLIAHFRVRGVPPSAAYSFWLVNIHTDPDEVSTELDVLAEVFQVVQQHGEDDVILLGDLNASETQLRSLGQLPGIRYAISGVPTNTRGNKTYDNLIFDSRTTTEYTGQSGVWNLITSFGLTQEQALQVSDHFPVWAVFSSYEGGNSQMAARPVYSQ comes from the coding sequence GTGACAGGCTCCGGCGTTGGAGGCTGGGCATTGCCGGGTCTGCCGGTTCTGGGGCCCTCAGTCAAAGAGGCCCTGCACAAGTTTCAGGGCGGTGGCAACGATGTCCTGCCAAGCGGGCACACCTCTCAGGTTGATGCAAACGCTGCCGCGTATCAGAGCTACGGACAGACTGCTGCGCAACCACGGGATTCGATCATCATTGGCAGTTTTAATATCCAAGTCTTCGGGACCTCCAAGATGAAGAAGAAGGAGGTAATGGAAGTCCTGGCGACGGTTGCTCGCTCTTTCGACGTCTTGGCAATTCAAGAAATCAGAACTCAAGACGATCACTTCATGGATCAGTTCATGCAATTGATCAATGCCCAGGGAGCCCACTATACCTACGTGATCGGGCCTCGACTGGGACGCAGCTCCAGCACAGAGCAATATGCCTTCATCTTCAACCCGGAGCGAATTGAAGTTCGACCCGGATCGGTCGCAACGATGGTCGATACCCAGGACTTGTTGCACCGAGAACCGCTCATTGCTCATTTCCGAGTCAGGGGCGTGCCTCCCTCGGCGGCCTATAGCTTCTGGTTGGTCAACATTCACACCGATCCGGACGAGGTCTCGACCGAACTGGATGTCTTAGCCGAAGTTTTTCAAGTCGTTCAACAGCATGGCGAAGACGACGTGATTCTGTTAGGAGACCTGAATGCCAGTGAAACGCAACTTCGCTCGCTCGGCCAATTGCCGGGGATCCGCTATGCCATTTCTGGCGTCCCGACCAACACTCGGGGAAACAAGACCTACGACAATCTGATCTTCGATTCACGAACAACGACCGAGTATACCGGTCAAAGTGGTGTCTGGAACTTAATAACGAGTTTTGGACTTACTCAAGAACAGGCGCTCCAAGTCTCCGACCATTTCCCCGTGTGGGCTGTCTTTTCAAGCTACGAAGGAGGGAACTCCCAAATGGCAGCGCGTCCGGTGTATTCTCAGTGA